The following are encoded together in the Desulfovibrio aminophilus genome:
- the mtnA gene encoding S-methyl-5-thioribose-1-phosphate isomerase has translation MTDHIQFSPEKDALVLLDQRLLPTRVEWFDCVTTGDVCFALKVMVVRGAPAIGVTAAYGCYLAARETARERAADWAEALAARLDLIENARPTAVNLAWAVREMRRVWAECAASSLDELAAVWLARAKEIHLADIEMCKAMGRFGADLIDDGDTVMTHCNAGALATAGYGTALGVIRGAVDAGKKIQVIANETRPFLQGARLTAWELHRDGIPVRVACDNACALLMKRGLVRKVVVGADRIAANGDAVNKIGTFGVALLARNFGIPFYVAAPVYTIDPATPTGDDVPIEDRDPREVTHVGQTQVVPDGVSVYNLAFDPTPAELIAGIVTERGVLRPPYGEAIRKLFA, from the coding sequence ATGACCGATCACATTCAGTTTTCCCCGGAAAAGGACGCCCTGGTCCTGCTGGACCAGCGCCTGCTGCCCACGCGGGTGGAGTGGTTCGACTGCGTGACCACCGGGGACGTCTGCTTCGCGCTCAAGGTCATGGTGGTGCGCGGGGCTCCGGCCATCGGCGTGACCGCGGCCTACGGCTGCTACCTGGCCGCCCGCGAGACCGCCCGCGAGCGCGCGGCCGACTGGGCCGAGGCCCTGGCCGCGCGCCTGGACCTGATCGAGAACGCCCGGCCCACGGCCGTGAACCTGGCCTGGGCCGTGCGCGAGATGCGCCGGGTCTGGGCCGAGTGCGCGGCGTCCTCCCTGGACGAGCTGGCCGCCGTGTGGCTGGCGCGGGCCAAGGAGATCCACCTGGCCGACATCGAGATGTGCAAGGCCATGGGCCGCTTCGGCGCGGACCTCATCGACGACGGCGACACGGTCATGACCCACTGCAACGCCGGGGCCTTGGCCACGGCGGGCTACGGCACGGCCCTGGGCGTGATCCGGGGCGCGGTGGACGCGGGCAAGAAGATCCAGGTCATCGCCAACGAGACCCGGCCCTTTCTCCAGGGCGCGCGGCTCACGGCCTGGGAGCTGCACCGCGACGGCATCCCGGTGCGCGTGGCCTGCGACAACGCCTGCGCCCTGCTCATGAAGCGCGGGCTGGTGCGGAAGGTCGTGGTCGGCGCGGACCGCATCGCGGCCAACGGCGACGCGGTGAACAAGATCGGCACCTTCGGCGTGGCCCTGCTGGCCAGGAACTTCGGCATCCCGTTCTACGTGGCCGCGCCGGTCTACACCATCGACCCCGCCACCCCCACGGGCGACGACGTGCCCATCGAGGACCGCGACCCCCGCGAGGTGACCCACGTGGGCCAGACCCAGGTGGTGCCCGACGGGGTTTCCGTGTACAATCTGGCCTTCGACCCCACTCCGGCGGAGCTCATCGCGGGCATCGTCACGGAGCGGGGCGTGCTGCGCCCGCCCTACGGCGAGGCCATCCGCAAACTCTTCGCCTGA
- the gatB gene encoding Asp-tRNA(Asn)/Glu-tRNA(Gln) amidotransferase subunit GatB: MARYETVIGLEVHAQLRTASKIFCSCSTAFGDEPNANVCEVCSGMPGVLPVLNAKVVEYAAKMGLAVDCRVNLTSVFARKNYFYPDLPKGYQISQFEQPLCEHGHVDIEVDGRVKRVGITRIHMEEDAGKNIHSAAENASFVDLNRTGVPLIEIVSEPDMRGPEEAVAYLKSLRNILVYLGICDGNMEEGSFRCDANVSLRPFGQEAYGIRAELKNMNSFRHVQKAIEYEVARQTALLEDGEQVVQETRLYDASKGTTHSMRGKEEAHDYRYFPDPDLVPVVIAADRLEQWRSELPELPKAKMARFMEGYGLVEADAARLTAERPVADYFEAAAAAWNEPRKLSNWMMGEFLREMNQSGKGAADCRMAPESFARLVRLVEEGTISAKNGKDLFQEMFLNGGDPEELVKAKGLTQISDTSALEAVVDGVIAANPKEAEAYRGGKTKLVAFFVGQVMRQTKGQANPAVVNELLAKKLSS; this comes from the coding sequence ATGGCCCGGTACGAGACGGTCATCGGCCTGGAGGTCCACGCGCAACTGCGCACGGCCTCCAAGATATTCTGCTCCTGTTCCACGGCCTTCGGAGACGAGCCCAACGCCAACGTCTGCGAGGTCTGCTCCGGCATGCCCGGCGTGCTGCCCGTGCTCAACGCCAAGGTGGTGGAGTACGCGGCCAAGATGGGTCTGGCCGTGGACTGCCGCGTGAACCTGACCTCGGTGTTCGCGCGCAAGAACTACTTCTATCCCGACCTGCCCAAGGGCTATCAGATTTCGCAGTTCGAGCAGCCCCTGTGCGAGCACGGCCACGTGGACATCGAGGTCGACGGCCGGGTGAAGCGCGTGGGCATCACGCGCATCCACATGGAGGAGGACGCGGGCAAGAACATCCACTCCGCGGCCGAGAACGCCAGCTTCGTGGACCTGAACCGCACCGGCGTGCCGCTCATCGAGATCGTCAGCGAGCCGGACATGCGCGGTCCCGAGGAGGCCGTGGCCTACCTCAAGTCCCTGCGCAACATCCTGGTCTACCTGGGCATCTGCGACGGGAACATGGAGGAGGGCTCGTTCCGTTGCGACGCCAACGTCTCCCTGCGGCCCTTCGGCCAGGAGGCCTACGGCATCCGCGCCGAGCTGAAGAACATGAACTCCTTCCGCCACGTGCAGAAGGCCATCGAGTACGAGGTGGCCCGCCAGACGGCGCTCCTGGAGGACGGCGAGCAGGTGGTCCAGGAGACCCGGCTCTACGACGCCTCCAAGGGCACCACGCACTCCATGCGCGGCAAGGAGGAGGCCCACGACTACCGCTATTTCCCGGACCCGGACCTGGTGCCCGTGGTCATAGCGGCGGACCGGCTGGAGCAGTGGCGCTCCGAGCTGCCCGAGCTGCCCAAGGCCAAGATGGCCCGCTTCATGGAGGGCTACGGTCTGGTGGAGGCCGACGCGGCCAGGCTCACGGCCGAGCGGCCCGTGGCCGACTACTTCGAGGCCGCCGCGGCGGCCTGGAACGAGCCCAGGAAGCTCTCCAACTGGATGATGGGCGAGTTCCTGCGCGAGATGAACCAGTCCGGCAAGGGCGCGGCCGACTGCCGCATGGCTCCCGAATCCTTCGCCCGGCTCGTGCGCCTGGTGGAGGAGGGGACCATCAGCGCCAAGAACGGCAAGGATTTGTTCCAGGAGATGTTCCTGAACGGCGGCGACCCGGAGGAATTGGTCAAGGCCAAGGGCCTGACCCAGATTTCCGACACTTCGGCCCTGGAGGCCGTGGTTGACGGGGTGATCGCGGCCAACCCCAAGGAGGCCGAGGCCTACCGGGGCGGCAAGACCAAGCTCGTGGCCTTCTTCGTGGGACAGGTCATGCGCCAGACCAAGGGCCAGGCCAACCCGGCCGTGGTCAACGAGCTGCTGGCCAAGAAACTCTCGTCCTGA
- a CDS encoding MltA domain-containing protein, which produces MRARLIRFLSAALACLALAACAELQVDPGPAAPAPRTAERPAPPASAPSTCPAPAPAPRAVREPAPGPSRTGTPSDAWFNLRDQGLSSWNDLRTPLLRSLSFLESRPAEVEAVRRGCFRPTWGQLAESARELLELLPRLDAEPQLLAERFLWLAVQPGPVMTAYYTPEVPASLTRRTGYEHPLYGPPPELAQADLPLLPDWPGAESNPPSRGASDAERRGVAVRGPEIAWARDPLDVFFMQVEGSGILRLPDGRTKTAHYAASNGRRFRSLGDILAERGLLAPDRRGRKAVRRFFRENPNMAGELMAENRRFVFFRLGDGPPVGALGKPLTPFVSVATDPNLLPLGSVLVLEAETPDPSGRGTRRIRGPVLPQDVGSAIKGARLDFYMGEGAAVEDAADRVKNRVTAYMLLSKNALAGGSR; this is translated from the coding sequence ATGCGCGCGCGGCTGATTCGTTTCCTGTCGGCGGCCCTGGCCTGTTTGGCCCTGGCCGCCTGCGCCGAACTCCAGGTGGATCCCGGTCCGGCGGCTCCGGCCCCCCGGACCGCCGAACGCCCCGCGCCGCCTGCTTCCGCCCCTTCAACCTGTCCCGCCCCCGCCCCGGCCCCGCGCGCGGTGCGCGAGCCCGCTCCCGGCCCCTCCCGGACCGGCACCCCGTCCGACGCCTGGTTCAACCTGCGCGACCAGGGCCTTTCGTCCTGGAACGACCTGCGCACGCCCCTGCTGCGCAGCCTGTCCTTCCTGGAATCCCGCCCGGCCGAGGTCGAGGCCGTGCGTCGGGGCTGCTTCCGGCCCACCTGGGGCCAGCTGGCCGAGAGCGCCCGGGAGCTGCTGGAACTGCTGCCCCGGCTGGACGCCGAGCCCCAGCTGCTGGCCGAGCGCTTCCTCTGGCTGGCCGTGCAGCCCGGGCCCGTGATGACCGCCTACTACACCCCGGAGGTCCCGGCCAGCCTGACCCGGCGCACGGGCTACGAGCATCCGCTCTACGGCCCGCCGCCGGAACTGGCCCAGGCCGACCTGCCGCTTCTGCCGGACTGGCCCGGCGCGGAATCCAATCCCCCGTCGCGGGGCGCCTCGGACGCCGAGCGGCGGGGCGTGGCCGTGCGCGGGCCGGAGATCGCCTGGGCCCGCGATCCCCTGGACGTGTTTTTCATGCAGGTGGAGGGCTCGGGCATCCTGCGCCTGCCCGACGGCCGGACCAAGACCGCCCACTATGCGGCCAGCAACGGCCGGCGCTTCCGCTCCCTGGGCGACATCCTGGCCGAGCGCGGGCTGCTGGCCCCGGATCGGCGCGGCCGCAAGGCGGTGCGCCGCTTCTTCCGCGAGAATCCGAACATGGCCGGGGAACTCATGGCCGAGAACCGACGCTTCGTCTTCTTCCGCCTGGGCGACGGCCCGCCCGTGGGCGCGCTGGGAAAACCATTGACGCCGTTCGTCAGTGTGGCTACAGACCCGAATCTCCTGCCGCTCGGCTCGGTGCTCGTCCTGGAGGCCGAGACGCCCGACCCCTCGGGGCGCGGAACCCGCCGCATTCGGGGGCCGGTCCTGCCCCAGGACGTCGGCTCGGCCATCAAGGGCGCCCGCCTGGACTTCTACATGGGCGAGGGCGCCGCCGTGGAGGACGCCGCCGACCGGGTCAAGAACCGGGTCACGGCCTACATGCTGCTCAGCAAGAACGCCCTGGCGGGGGGAAGCCGGTGA